In one Candidatus Paceibacterota bacterium genomic region, the following are encoded:
- a CDS encoding DUF87 domain-containing protein, which translates to MSFLSNLFTKKKTVSGISPILPQEIYQSGVLELQDIIAPSALKISPKELNLGEKIVRSFFVISYPRFLSESWFAPIINLDKVFNVSIFVHPIDTVKVLRQFQKKVAEVQSQISARESKGLVRDPMLDTAYHDLEQLRDSLQQAQEKLFDVGLYITIYGDNDNELDKIESEIKSILESKLVYVKPALFQQEQGYISSLPIADDQLQVHSKLNSTPLSSLFPFVSFDLTSDKGILYGVNRHNSSLVLFDRFSLENYNSITFAKSGAGKSYATKLEILRTLMFDADVIVIDPEKEYEYMAEATGGKYFNISLTSEHHINPFDLPTPSEDESPADVLRSNIINLVGLFRIMMGGLTPEEDAIIDRAITETYALKDISPDSNFANIEPPLLSDFELVLAGMEGGESLVQRITKYTKGTWSGFLNRPSNVEIDKKFVVFSLRDMEEELKPVAMYIVTHYIWNAIRKHLKKRLLVIDEAWWMMKSDDTASFLLSLAKRGRKYYLGLATITQDVDDFLRSPYGLPIVTNSSIQILLKQSPAVIDRLKEVFNLTDEEKYLLLESDVGEGIFFVGLKHVAIKTIASYTEDQIITSDPSQILAIKKARAELNS; encoded by the coding sequence ATGAGTTTCTTAAGTAACTTATTTACCAAAAAGAAAACGGTCTCAGGTATTTCTCCAATTTTGCCACAGGAAATTTATCAATCCGGAGTTTTGGAGTTGCAAGATATTATCGCACCTTCCGCCCTCAAAATCAGTCCCAAGGAGCTTAATTTGGGCGAAAAGATTGTCCGGTCATTTTTTGTGATTTCTTACCCTCGTTTCCTTTCGGAATCTTGGTTTGCGCCAATCATCAACCTCGACAAAGTTTTTAATGTCTCGATTTTTGTGCACCCAATCGACACCGTCAAAGTTCTGCGCCAATTCCAGAAGAAAGTCGCCGAGGTGCAGAGCCAGATCAGCGCCAGGGAATCAAAAGGCTTGGTGAGAGACCCGATGCTTGATACTGCTTATCACGATTTGGAACAACTACGCGATAGCCTGCAACAAGCCCAGGAAAAACTTTTTGATGTCGGCCTCTATATCACCATTTACGGCGATAACGACAATGAGTTGGACAAAATTGAATCAGAAATTAAATCAATTCTCGAGTCTAAACTTGTGTATGTAAAACCCGCCCTTTTCCAACAAGAGCAGGGCTATATCAGTTCGCTACCGATTGCCGACGACCAACTCCAGGTTCACTCAAAGCTCAATTCCACCCCTCTTTCCAGTCTTTTCCCGTTCGTGTCTTTCGACCTAACTTCAGATAAAGGCATCCTTTACGGCGTTAATCGCCACAATTCCAGTCTGGTGCTTTTCGACCGCTTCTCGCTTGAAAACTACAATTCGATTACCTTCGCCAAATCTGGCGCCGGAAAATCGTACGCGACTAAACTGGAAATTTTGCGAACTCTGATGTTTGACGCCGATGTCATCGTAATTGACCCGGAAAAAGAGTACGAATACATGGCCGAGGCGACCGGTGGCAAATACTTCAATATTTCCTTAACTTCCGAACATCACATTAACCCCTTCGATTTACCGACGCCGAGCGAAGACGAGTCTCCGGCCGATGTTTTGCGTTCCAACATCATCAACCTGGTCGGCTTGTTTAGAATCATGATGGGTGGGCTTACCCCGGAAGAAGACGCGATTATTGACCGGGCCATTACCGAAACCTACGCCCTGAAAGACATCTCGCCCGATTCCAACTTTGCCAATATTGAGCCACCGCTACTTTCAGATTTCGAATTGGTCTTGGCCGGCATGGAGGGCGGGGAATCGTTGGTACAAAGAATCACCAAATACACTAAAGGCACCTGGTCCGGTTTCCTCAATCGGCCGAGTAATGTGGAAATCGACAAAAAATTTGTTGTTTTCTCTTTGCGAGACATGGAGGAGGAGCTCAAACCAGTCGCGATGTACATCGTCACTCATTATATTTGGAATGCCATCAGAAAACACCTGAAGAAACGCCTACTGGTCATTGACGAGGCTTGGTGGATGATGAAATCCGATGATACCGCCTCGTTTCTTTTGAGCCTCGCCAAACGCGGACGAAAATATTATTTAGGCCTGGCCACAATCACCCAAGATGTTGATGACTTTTTGCGTTCGCCTTACGGTTTACCGATTGTCACCAACTCCTCAATTCAAATTTTACTCAAACAATCACCGGCCGTTATAGACCGACTGAAGGAAGTCTTTAACCTAACAGATGAGGAAAAATATTTACTTCTGGAATCTGATGTCGGGGAAGGGATTTTCTTCGTCGGCCTTAAACATGTTGCCATCAAAACTATCGCTTCATACACCGAGGACCAGATTATCACTTCGGACCCATCTCAAATTCTAGCTATCAAAAAGGCTCGCGCCGAGCTTAATTCTTAA
- a CDS encoding four helix bundle protein, producing the protein MIHKFDLEKRTTDFAKETILLCRKLPKDPINNRLMGQIVGSSGSIGANYREANDSLGKRDFIHRLKISRKEIKETLHWFDLIETANPNFKPVILPLAKEATELRNIFSAIIKKCEDKQV; encoded by the coding sequence ATGATTCATAAGTTTGATTTAGAAAAGCGAACGACAGATTTTGCAAAAGAAACCATCCTACTTTGCAGGAAATTACCTAAAGACCCGATAAACAACCGCCTAATGGGACAAATTGTCGGTTCTTCCGGCTCTATTGGAGCTAATTACCGTGAAGCTAATGACTCACTGGGTAAGAGAGACTTTATCCACCGTTTGAAAATATCCCGCAAGGAAATCAAGGAAACACTCCATTGGTTTGATTTGATTGAGACGGCCAATCCTAATTTCAAACCAGTGATACTGCCCCTCGCTAAGGAAGCGACTGAACTGCGAAATATCTTTTCGGCGATTATTAAGAAATGCGAGGACAAGCAAGTATAG